In Dromaius novaehollandiae isolate bDroNov1 chromosome 13, bDroNov1.hap1, whole genome shotgun sequence, the genomic window ttgtatttttgaCCAGTCAACCATTTCACAAATAGTGTCTTTGGACATCTTGTTTTCACAGTTTAAATATGTAGTTTCAGCTACATCGTAACATTATGCTTTGTTTCACAGAAAAGTTGTGTAAGCTGACAATTTTAATGTCTTAAACCAAGTGCTTTTGCTGGCGGCACTTAAAGCAGTATTGGAAATAAGTGCTGGAATTGTACAGTGCATTTAGCTTAGTATATTTTGGTTGTTCTGGACAGGGGCAATAGCTTACTTGAAAAGTAAAGGCCAAATAGAACAGAGAAGTCACTTTGGTCATCTTGCAGTTTGCTGGAAAGGATAATTGTCTTTCTAAAGGCACCTTGCTAAAGGCAATGTGAAAAACTATGCAGTTTGAGTATAAGTGAAATCCTTTATGTGCCAGGAAATGTTGGATTGTTTCTATAGGAGAATATTCATATTGCTATTGCATGAAGCTGTGATTTCACCTGCTATCTTACCCCTGTTTTGTATGGAAGACTCTCGCTTTACCGGCAGTGTGTATATGTAGTACTTTATTCTTCTGGTATTGTGCTGGTGTACTGCAGAATGTGGCTCTCAATACAGTccttttttcattgttgttaGCAGAAGTGGAACTGAGCTTCCTAAATTCAGTAGTCTGAAATTTGTATTCTAATTTTTAAGGCAAGGGAGACactttagtttgtttttaagcttCACGCTTTTGACTTACAGCTGTTACCCTCCAGCATGACGAAGGATGGAAAAGCAGGCTTTTTTGGAGGAGCCTTACTTCTTTTTGGGTTGAGTGGTAAGGGTATTGAAGTCAAAGTCAGTCTTAAGGAAGAATAGAAGCCACAGAtgaacttttgtttttctctaatgCACTCTGGCTTCTCAAAGAGTTGgattctgttctttctttcccttctcccagctacAGTAGACTGGGTCTGGCTTTCCTCTTGTGAGGAATGGATAAAGGAGCATCTAAATACCTGGTTTGCTTGCATGTATTCTTCAGTCTacttcaaaatcattttttcttcagaattgaGTACAATTATCTGAAAATCTCTAAACTGATAATTGTCCTTCTTTAGGTGAAGTAATTAATGAAAAAGACCGCTGTAAAAAATGTGAAGGGAAGAAGGTGATCAAAGAAGTAAAAATACTTGAAGTTCATGTAGACAAAGGCATGAAACATGGGCAGAGAATTACCTTCAGTGGAGAAGCAGATCAGGCTCCAGGTGTGGAACCAGGAGATATTGTTCTCTTACTCCAAGAAAAGGAGAATGAGGTAATACTTTTGAGTTTATATTCTAAATACCTTTTATCCTaatcttttaatattaaaatgatgtAGATGGTTGTTCATTTTGAAGTAATTGATATTGCAGCTCTAGGAGAGGCAATGAAATAGCTTTTAATAGATATATAGCAAGTAACATTGCTTCTAATTGTGAgccaaaaaaaagtttgcaagtCTGCTGCCCAAACACATGTAGATTCTGGTGCTTCCTCTTGATAATAAAAGGTAAATTTGTCAGGTAAGCTCAGGTTGACTTTCATAGATGCAGACAGTTAAGAGCTGTTCACGGTGTTAACTTGCATCTGCTTCACTTGTGACATTAACATAAACACTGCGTGTTGCTTTTTAATTAATGTCTTGTGAGATGGCAGGGAACTCCTGTTAGAATCCCCAGATGGTGCTTTCTATCTCTGCTACTGGTTTTGGAATTACAACACAGATATTGTGGCCTGACAGAATGCTGATGTTACtaatttatttaacaaaatgttaaaaactgGATTATTTTATACTGGCTTGTTAAATCTTATGCCTATTTTGTTCTGGAGTATATAAACTGCACTTTTGAACTAAATATTACaagttttttttgctttatgttaaACTACTGCATGTGCTGAAGCCTCCCTTAGGGCAGAACTGAGGTGATTGCTTCTGTTTACAAAGCCCAGATATCACTATGATGAAGTAAGAAATAGTTTGGGTGTTAAGCATTGAAAAAATGTTGAATGGAACAGTGGTGTGAAAAAAACTTTGTTGTGACTCAAAGAGTAGCATTAGGTGTGAACTTAAATTCTGGTTGCCTAGTAAGGCTATAATATTTGTTGTCTGAAAGTTAGGAACTTCTACAAATTTTTCAGTTTGGTGTTGAGGGTTGCTGTTTTGTCACAATCAATGTTTTATATACCTCCTTAcacattcttcttttttcatATGTAATATAGTTGACACAGAATCACAGTTGATCTTGACTATGACAAGGGCAAAACAGTCTACAAACATGAACCAGTCTGAGATGTGCATGACAGCTGAAATTCCACGTGGCAGATACCATCTCTGTCTTCTAATGAACTACATCTGTTTTTACAGTATTAGCTGTTCTGAAAAATACAGTCTAGGTTTACACACAGCTACAGACTTTCAGTGTAGCTTTTAGTATGCTTAAAGTTTTCCTCAAGGTGGGAAAGAAGGCAGGGGAGAAGTAATGTTTTGGAGTTATGCCAGTGGACAAAACTTAGATTTACTCTACTTGAGAATCCTAAGTGGGATGGCTTAAGGATCACTTAAGACAGCTGTGGACTAGTTGATTAAAACCCTGCTCTATAGATAGAGCAAGCTGAAGCAGATACCTACAACTACTATTTAAAGTGTTGAGAAACAAGAAGTGTTTTTGTACTTGGAGGCAGGGGGAAGTAGAGTCAAACTGCCATAAGTTTTGTTTATAGGTTTCTTGTGTGGAAGATCTTGAGGGTAGGAGAGCACTGCTGTTCTACAgggctttttttctaatttgaacCTCGCATCATAGTATATACTGTAGTTTGCcttatcttagatagaattttcATGCACAGCAAACTTTCCAAGCATGTTATGTGGGTTAGCAGAAGCAGATTAACTTTGTACAAAGGCTGTTGGCTAGCTTTGGCATGGagaatttttaagaataaataataattaattgTTAGAAGAATTCACTAAATAGTGAGTCTTGTGAAAATATATTTGTGGTACTAAAAAAGACATCTATTTGTAGGTGTTCCAGCGGGATGGGAATGACTTGCACATGACGCACAAGATAGGGCTTGTTGAAGCACTGTGTGGATTTCAGTTCACATTTAAGCACCTTGATGGACGTCAAATTGTGGTTAAATATCCTCCTGGAAAAGTAATTGAACCAGGTAAGTTTGACCTGATAAGGACTCCTCTGACTATGCTTTTGTGGTTCTTGAACACTGAATCCCGTTCTTATTGTTACCTGCACCCAGGCTGGAGAAATTGAGAGACTTGCATAGGGTAAGATTTGTTCTGAAGTAGCTCTTTCCAGCTTACTTCTCTTTGAATTGCAGGTTGTGTTCGTGTAGTCAGAGGTGAAGGAATGCCACAGTACCGCAATCCTTTTGAGAAGGGGGATCTTTACATTAAATTTGATGTTCAGTTTCCTGAAAATAACTGGATTAGCCCAGAAAAGCTTTCAGTAAGTACTCTTTCAAGCATAAATGCAGTATGCTTACTTGACAGTGTACAAAGTGCTTGTGTTGTACCTATATGCTTGCCTTCCAGTATTTAAATTTGGATGCAAGTACAATTACATATGTTCCCTATAAACAATGTTAAAAGAACAGTAACTTGAAAATATCTGTTGGAATGTAAATTTCTGGAATGTGCCTTTAAGAGCAGTGCAGATGTTTAAGGGCAGGAGGAATAATCTTGCAGTAACTGCTACTGTGTGATAAGTTTTCAGAGTGTGACTGTGTATTTACTGACTGTGTATTTACTGATTGTACTTTGGGCAATGATATGTGGAGCTGTTAGCTTTCTTTAAGTAACATCTAGTCAGTACAGATACTTGGGATACTTCTAAATGAGCATGCACTTCATGGTTTACATCAGCTTAAAGAGTTATAAAACGAACCTGCTGTGAGAAGAAGGCTTGAGGCTGCAGGAGACTAGTCACTGTATTTAGCAGATGCAGTACTGAATGTACTTCTTTTTTGGGGCAGGAACTTGAAGATCTTCTGCCAGCTAGACCAGAATTTCCCAATGTAATTGGTGATACAGAAGAGGTAGATCTTCAGGAATTTGATACCACTCGTGGTTCAGGTGGTGGCCAGAGGCGTGAAGCTTATAACGATAGTTCTGATGAAGAAAGCAGCCATCATGGACCTGGGGTACAGTGTGCCCATCAGTAAACATTTGTCTAAAAAGTTGCACAAggattttctttcaatttttgcCTGACTTGTTTTCAACAATCCAACTGGATTGTATAAGTAATCCAGATGAACCAATGGACATCTATTGCTGTATGTGTAACTTTTAAATTGGTCTATAGTATCTACAGAGTGTAATTTAAACTAACCACAAAGCTTACATCTTCATTTTGACTGTGTAGCAGAATAAAGCACTTGAAAGGAAGACGAGACTCCTTTTCACATGGGTTTTAAGTTTGTCCTCGTATCTGTGCTTGATTTTTACCAGTTTTGTGTAGATTTTaagtttcatattttaaattcaaattctACATTGTAAAGTTTGTGTACAATTTGTCCTGAGGCTTGGTATTTGGCTGCACCTGCATAAGCTGCTACAAGTAGAATAAAGAATTTCATAGCCTGTATCTATCATCTAGATGCATGGTAAATGGGCTTTGCACATAATGGGTTTAGAGCTGACTGGGAACAATGGAAGACTAAATTAGAAGTGGTTGTAAGTTTTTTCTACCATCTTGTGAACAGtttctgaaattaaataaaagcagTTGGTGTATAATATATTTCTTTTGCCTTGTAACTTTTACTTTTCCAGTGGTTTTAACTACTACTGTGCACCAAGTGATTGTAGGGGTAGACATTATATAAACATAGGGAGGCTGAAGCTGCTTTTTAAGAGCAGGTCATGGGTAGAGAAAGTTTGTTGTGCTGCATGCGAAGTAGTCTTTTCTTGAAATGAGATATGGGCATGGGGAAGACTGCAGCCATGGTCCTTTTATTTGAAGAAAGTACTAGGATATCTGAGTGCAGTGAAGAGATACCAAAATCATCTACTCCCAAAACAATGGTGTCTTTTAATCTTTGATGAAAATCAAAGCCTGCTTTAGTCTGACTTCCTagaaaaacactttcattttaaatttatgtCTTCGCAAAAACAAACATGATGCTTGGCAATTTGTGGTTGCATTACTTTGTAAAGAGATTAGCATTTTCCTTGAAAAAGGTTCTTTGCTTGGAAACATGCTCATATGGCTGTTTTTTAGTATCTGTTTTCAGCAGTTTGCCTGTTTTTGCGTTTAACTAGTAAGATCTCAAGTTTTCTACCATAgtcccattctttttttttttttttttttttaacatgcttttaatTGGTAAGGTATCACAGCTAAGCAAAATCTAAGCCTTACATAATGATGACGTACAGTTACTTATTTAAGAGTTTTGTTAGTTCTGTTATGGTGATGA contains:
- the DNAJA2 gene encoding dnaJ homolog subfamily A member 2, which gives rise to MANVADTKLYDILGVPPGASDNELKKAYRKLAKEYHPDKNPNAGDKFKEISFAYEVLSNPEKRELYDRYGEQGLREGSGGSSGMDDIFSHIFGGGLFNFMGGQSRSRNGRRRGEDMMHPLKVSLEDLYNGKTTKLQLSKNVLCSACNGQGGKSGAVQKCSACRGRGVRIMIRQLAPGMVQQMQSVCSDCNGEGEVINEKDRCKKCEGKKVIKEVKILEVHVDKGMKHGQRITFSGEADQAPGVEPGDIVLLLQEKENEVFQRDGNDLHMTHKIGLVEALCGFQFTFKHLDGRQIVVKYPPGKVIEPGCVRVVRGEGMPQYRNPFEKGDLYIKFDVQFPENNWISPEKLSELEDLLPARPEFPNVIGDTEEVDLQEFDTTRGSGGGQRREAYNDSSDEESSHHGPGVQCAHQ